The genomic stretch ATTGTCGATGATGACGGCCTCCGCCGCTCGCTGGCTCGGCTATGATCGCAATGTCGACGACCTCGGCGTCGTGATCGGCACGCCTCTGATCGATTCAGTCGTGGTCGGCTGGAAGATGGACAGCGTCTATTGCGGCCTGAACCAGGTGGAGCGCCTCGAATTCGAGGAGCCGCTTCCGGCGCCGGACGGCCTGTTCGGCTATTTCTTCACGCCAAGTCTCAGACTCGGTCATTTTCCCGGCTGGCGGCCGATACCGCGATGATCGAAAGCGGCTTCTGGCGCGGATATTGGCCGTTGCTCGTCAGCATCGGCTCCACGCAGCTCGTGCTGCAGGTGGATATCATCACGCTGGGGTGGCTGGGGGGCGACGCGCAGAGCGCCTATGTTCTTCTCACGCGTCTGGCGCTGCTCGATCTCGTGCTGATGACAGCCATGGGAACGGTCGCCTCGACCATCGTCGCGCAAAGGCGACGCGCAGCCGACGGGGCGACAGCGATCGGCGGCGCGCTGTTTCTCGCGGCGATCGGCGGCCTGTTCTGCGGGCTTCTCGGCTTCATCTTCTATCCCAGATTGGCTGCGTTGGCGGCGGGCGAGGGGGAAGTCGCGGCGCAGATCGAGACGGCTATCTACCTATACACGGTCGCCACGCCCCTGCGCTTCTCCGTCACCGCCGCCATTCTCATTCTCCATGCGCTGGACGAAGGCGTTTCCATCATTCGCTGGAAATTGATCGAAGGCGCATTGAAGATCGGAGGCAATCTCCTCTTCGTCGGGGTTCTGGGCTCAGGGCTTCAGGGCTGCTTCGCGAGCGGGCTCGTCGTTGCGATCGTCTCGTCCATATGGTGTTGGCGCATCCTCTCTTCGCGTTACGGAACACCATTCCAAATTCCGAGCTGTTCCTTGGCGAGGGATTTCTTGCGTTCGACAGCCTGGGAGTCGCAGCGCACTGTCGCGGTGCATTTCGCGGTAACTGTCGGCGTCATGCTTTTCGCGGCCCCCTGGCTCGGACATTACGACATTTCTCGACTGAGCGCCTATGCCGCCGGACAGACGCTGATGCTCCTCGTCTTCGCGCCATTGCTGGCGCTCACGCGCTTTCTCTCTTTCCGACTGGCGCGCGTCGGGGACGACGTCATCGCGCCGCTCGTCCGCGCGCTTTGGCTTCGCGGCGCGCCCATCTCTTTCTTCGCTGCGCTCGTGCTGTTCACGAGCCGCGATCTGCTCGGCGATCTGTACGGTCAGCAGGGGCCTTGGTGGTCGTCCCTGATCGTGGCGCTCGCCATCTCACTACCGCTTCGACACGCGGCCAATACGACGAGGGCCGCGCTGCTGTCGCGCGGAGCTTTCGCCGAGGTCGCAAAAGCGGACAGCGTCGCGCTCTGGGCCTGCGCCGTGCCTCTTTTGGCGTTGGGACTCGCGGCCGATTCGCCGCCTCTGACCTATACGTCGCTGATCGTCCCCGAGGCTATCTGCGCGCTGTGGCTCTGGCGACGTCTCGCACTGCCCAGGAACAGCATGCACGCGAACGCGGCCCTCTGAAAAGCCGTTATCCGCAAAGGGCTCCGAGAGAAGACGCGACGCGAGAGAGCGGGAGGTTGCAGGACCATGCCATCCGAACATGCGCCAGTTTTGATCGTTGGCGGCGGATATGCGGGGCTGACGGCCGCGCTGATGCTTTCCATCCGCGGCGTTCCGTGCCGGCTCGTCGAGCGCCGCGCCGCGCTCTCCGATCATCCCAGAGCGCACGGGTTCAATCTTCGCAGCCTCGAGCTGCTGCGGCAGGTTCCTGGCCTCGAAAACGACCTGCGCCTCGCCACACGTGCTGCGCCCGGCGATACGACGATCATGGTCGCTGAGACGGTCACCAGCTCGCCCATAAAGATAATGGCGACGCCGGGCGGATTCGATCCGCGTCCGCTCTCGCCGGCGATGCTGTGCAGCGCCGGCCAGGATCGCGTCGAGCCGGTGCTGCTTCGACATGCGCGAGCGCATGGCGCCGACATTCGCTTTTCGACAGAGCTCATCCATGTCTCGCAAAACGCGGACAGTGTCCGCGCCTGTCTGCGCGACACGGAGAGTGGAGAGGAGACGATCGTCCATGCCGACTATCTCGTCGCCGCCGATGGAAGCGGCAGCGCTATCCGCAGAACGCTCGGCGTCGACATGATCGGACTCGACGGCGTGTCTCATGCAGTATCCATTCTCTTCCAAGCCGATCTGTCGATCGCGATGGGGAAGCGCGGCTTCCTTCTCTGCTACCTGCGTCATCGCGACTTCACGGGAGCCTTCGTCAGCTGCGACGATCCCGACCGTGGGCAGCTCAATGTCGAATATGATGCGGCTCGTGAAACCGTGTCGGACTTCGACGCCGAGCGATGTGAGAAGCTCGTGCGCGCGGCGCTCGGTCAACCCGATCTCGACGTCCAAATTCTGAACGTCCTTCCCTGGCGGATGTCGGCGTTGCTCGCCGAACGAATGAGCCTCGGCCGTGTGTTTCTCGCCGGCGACGCGGCCCATATAATGCCGCCGGTCGGAGGCCTCGCCGGTCAAACCGCGATCCAGGATGCGGCCGATCTCGCCTGGAAGCTCGCCATGGTGATCAAGGGCGAGGCCGGCGCGGCTTTGCTGGACAGCTATGACGCCGAGCGCCGCCCGGTCGCGCAGCTCTCGATCGCGCGTGCGACCGAGAATTATGTGGAGCGGCTACGTCAGGATCGCTCCGATCTCTCCGACGCCTTTGGTCGAGTCAACTATCTCGACGCCGCGATGAGCTATCGCTATCGATCGCCGGCAATTTCCTTGGACGAGCCGGACGATGGACTGCCGGCGGACGATACGCTGCATCCCAGCGGAAAGCCCGGGTCCCGACTCGCGCATGTTCCGCTCGTCAGAAACGGCGTCGAGATTTCGACGCATGATCTCGTGGGACAAGGATTTGTGCTGCTCGCCGGTCCCGCCGGATCCGCATGGATCGAGGCCGCGCGAGCGCTCTCTGGCGACGAAGACGCGCCGTTGAGAGCCTTTCTGATCGGCGTGGATGTCGATGATCCGACCGGCGCATTTCTCTCGCGAACCGGGCTCGGACCGAGTGGAGCGCTGCTCGTGCGCCCCGACGGCTTCATCGCATCGCGATCAGTCGACGGGAGCGCGGATTCCGAAGCAATTCTGAGGCGCTCCCTCGATCGCGCGCGCTGTCTCGATCGGCGTGAAATCCCCCCTTCGCCGCCCGCATACGCGTCGATGGCCAAAGTCGTGCTGTGAGGAGCCATGTCAGCCCCAAAAAGTCGGTTTCCGAAAATCATCCCGGCTCGCGGAGCGTTCCGCGGCGTCGTGCTGGGTCTCGCCGCGACATACGCCGCGCTCGCGCTCGAACCGGCAGTGAGCTGCCCGGCTCCGTCCAATGGAGATGGGGCCGGCTGTCACGACAAAATGACAGAGACGACGCGAGGAAACGCCGAGGCCGGCTCGAACATTCTGCAGCTCCTGGTGAGCTGGCAGGCCTGCTTCACGAAAGAAGCCGTGACGGATCAGAATTTCCAGGCGATCGTCGAGGCGTGTGATCGCGCCGCGACCTCATCCAATTTGAGCCGCAAGGAGCGAGAAAGGCTTACCTATCGGCGCGCGAAAATCCTTCAGACGGCAGGAAAAGTCGGCCCGGAGGCACGATGAGCGTTCCTTTGTCGAGAGCGCTCGTCGACCGCGCCGGAGGGGGCGTCGCCGAACGGCGCGCGCTTATTTCGGCAGGTCCCAATCGCGCGGCCGAGCACTCGGATCAGGGCGGCGCCATGGCGAGATCGACGTCGACACGGGCGCTCTCGTCGTTCTCCCTGCCGGCCGGACGAGCGCCACAGCAGCACGATCGGGTTCCGCGATGGGCGCCACGCCCCCTACGCCGCTCCTCAAAACCCATCGCCACCAGCGCTGGCCACAGGCGCGATCGATGTCAGCGCGGCGAGGGCTATGGCGACGACGAGCAGCAGCGTCGCCGCCAGCGGCAGGCGGGAGGTGGCGATCTCGTCCACGGAGTCGGCGCGCTTATAGCCCGTGACCATGGCGCGCACGAGATTCTCGCGCTTCACCAGCACATAGGAGATCACCGCCGCGATATGAATGAAAACGGCCGCCGCCAGCACATAGAATCCCTTCCTGTGCAGCGAGGTGAGCAGCAGGCTCGTCTCCTTGCTCACCGCGCCGGCGAAGGGGCCGACGTTGAAAATCTCGTCATTGGCGAAAAGGCCCATGGTCGCCTGCGCCAATAGGCCGAGCAGCAGCGCGACGACCATCAGCGCGCCGAGCGGATTATGCCCGGCGTAGAGCGGCGCGCGGCCGCGCAGCAGGCCTCGCCCATAGAGCCACGCCTCCCGCGGATGCCGCAGGAAGCTGGCGAAGCGCGCGTGCTTGGCGCCGAAGAGGCCCCAGAGCACGCGAAACGCGACGAGCGTGAGAACGGCGTAGCCGAAGCGCACATGCCAATCGAACCAGGCGACGCCGAGCCTGTTGGTCACATAGGCGCCGACGAAAGAGACGACGAGCGACCAGTGGAACAGCCGCACCGGCAAGTCCCACACCAGACGCTCTTCTTTCGATTGCGCGTCCGCCGCCTTTGTTTCGGGCGGCCTGTCGATCACCGTCATCTTACGTCTCGTCGCGCTCGTTGGGCCTGGCTATTTCGCCTTGTAGGAGTCGTGGCAGCCCTTGCAATCCTGGCCGAGATTGGCGACCGCGGTCTTGAAGGCTTCCGTCGCGCCCTTCTCCTTGCCGATCGCATCGGCGAAGACATGGGCGTCCTCCTTGAACTTGGCGAGCTTCTTGTCGAATTCCGCCTTCTCTTTCCAGATTTCGGCTTTCGCCTTGCTGTCCGGCTCGCCGACATTGGAGACATCGGGGAAGGATTCGTCGAGCAGGCCGGCGATATAGGCGATGCGCTCGGATCGCTTCTTGGCCTCCGCCTCGTCATAGGGGGCGTTGCCTCTGGCGACGGCGCCGAACCAGCGGAAGAAATTGCCGATCAGCACGAATTCCGCCTTGCGATTCTCCACCGCGATTTTCGCCGGCGTGGGGCCGGGCGCCTGCGCGGAGGCGGAATTCAGAGCGACGCAACCGGCGATGAGCGCGCCGCCGAGGAGAGCGAGCGAGCGCTTCGAATACAGACTCATGATCGTCCCTTTATATTCCGAGGTTGAATGCTCAAATCTTGCCGGATTTATGGCTCTCTTGCCATTGCCGCACGAATTGGAGCGTCTCCGAGACATGCTTGATCGGGTCCGAGCTGACAAAGGTCAAGCCGATTTTGCCGTCCGGCGTCACGACATAGGAGATGCGGTCGGAAACCGTGTCGCCATTCTGCGTCGGGCGGTCGCGCTTTGCGTCATAGGCGTTGATGACGGTAAAATTCGCGTCCGCCGCGACGGGAAACTTGTCGCGGCATTCCTTGGTCGAGAAATCGCGCTGCGTCTCGATCGTGTCGGCGGAGACGCCGATCAGCGAGGCTCCGGCGGCGGCGAAATTGTCGTAATTCTCGGCGAACTCATGCGCCTCGATCGTGCAACCGCGCGTGAAGGATTTGGGATAGAAGTAGAGGACCACGGGGCCTTTCTTCAGCGCCTCGGCGAGAGAGAACACGAAGTCCTTGCCGCCAATGGCGGCTTGGGCGCTGAAATCAGGCGCCGCGACGCCCGTCTTCAATGCGGCGGAGGCCGGGATGGTCGCGAGAGCGACCGAGAGAATCGTGAAAATCGCGAGCTTACGCATATTTCGGCCTCACTTGGCGGCGGTGGCGGGCGCAGCGGCGGCCGGCGCGGCGGGAGCCGGCGGCGTGATCTTGGCCAGCGTTCCGCCTTCGTCCTGATAATCGAGCACGCCGATCGCGCCGACGACATGATAGCCGAGTCCGGCGAGAATATCGCCGACGGCGCCGGCGCGATGCGCACGATTGGAAACAGTGACGATCAGACGATCGCGCGGAATAAAGGAGAGGGATTTCTGAACCTCCTTGGTCTGGATGCTCAGATACACCGGGAAGCCGCCATTCTTGGTCAGCTCGTCGGGCCGACGAATGTCGAGGACGAGAAGATCCTCCGGCTTCGCCAGCAGA from Methylosinus sp. C49 encodes the following:
- the mbnM gene encoding multi antimicrobial extrusion protein MatE, which produces MIESGFWRGYWPLLVSIGSTQLVLQVDIITLGWLGGDAQSAYVLLTRLALLDLVLMTAMGTVASTIVAQRRRAADGATAIGGALFLAAIGGLFCGLLGFIFYPRLAALAAGEGEVAAQIETAIYLYTVATPLRFSVTAAILILHALDEGVSIIRWKLIEGALKIGGNLLFVGVLGSGLQGCFASGLVVAIVSSIWCWRILSSRYGTPFQIPSCSLARDFLRSTAWESQRTVAVHFAVTVGVMLFAAPWLGHYDISRLSAYAAGQTLMLLVFAPLLALTRFLSFRLARVGDDVIAPLVRALWLRGAPISFFAALVLFTSRDLLGDLYGQQGPWWSSLIVALAISLPLRHAANTTRAALLSRGAFAEVAKADSVALWACAVPLLALGLAADSPPLTYTSLIVPEAICALWLWRRLALPRNSMHANAAL
- the mbnF gene encoding methanobactin biosynthesis FAD monooxygenase MbnF, whose protein sequence is MPSEHAPVLIVGGGYAGLTAALMLSIRGVPCRLVERRAALSDHPRAHGFNLRSLELLRQVPGLENDLRLATRAAPGDTTIMVAETVTSSPIKIMATPGGFDPRPLSPAMLCSAGQDRVEPVLLRHARAHGADIRFSTELIHVSQNADSVRACLRDTESGEETIVHADYLVAADGSGSAIRRTLGVDMIGLDGVSHAVSILFQADLSIAMGKRGFLLCYLRHRDFTGAFVSCDDPDRGQLNVEYDAARETVSDFDAERCEKLVRAALGQPDLDVQILNVLPWRMSALLAERMSLGRVFLAGDAAHIMPPVGGLAGQTAIQDAADLAWKLAMVIKGEAGAALLDSYDAERRPVAQLSIARATENYVERLRQDRSDLSDAFGRVNYLDAAMSYRYRSPAISLDEPDDGLPADDTLHPSGKPGSRLAHVPLVRNGVEISTHDLVGQGFVLLAGPAGSAWIEAARALSGDEDAPLRAFLIGVDVDDPTGAFLSRTGLGPSGALLVRPDGFIASRSVDGSADSEAILRRSLDRARCLDRREIPPSPPAYASMAKVVL
- a CDS encoding cytochrome b/b6 domain-containing protein — its product is MTVIDRPPETKAADAQSKEERLVWDLPVRLFHWSLVVSFVGAYVTNRLGVAWFDWHVRFGYAVLTLVAFRVLWGLFGAKHARFASFLRHPREAWLYGRGLLRGRAPLYAGHNPLGALMVVALLLGLLAQATMGLFANDEIFNVGPFAGAVSKETSLLLTSLHRKGFYVLAAAVFIHIAAVISYVLVKRENLVRAMVTGYKRADSVDEIATSRLPLAATLLLVVAIALAALTSIAPVASAGGDGF
- a CDS encoding cytochrome c → MSLYSKRSLALLGGALIAGCVALNSASAQAPGPTPAKIAVENRKAEFVLIGNFFRWFGAVARGNAPYDEAEAKKRSERIAYIAGLLDESFPDVSNVGEPDSKAKAEIWKEKAEFDKKLAKFKEDAHVFADAIGKEKGATEAFKTAVANLGQDCKGCHDSYKAK
- a CDS encoding peroxiredoxin produces the protein MRKLAIFTILSVALATIPASAALKTGVAAPDFSAQAAIGGKDFVFSLAEALKKGPVVLYFYPKSFTRGCTIEAHEFAENYDNFAAAGASLIGVSADTIETQRDFSTKECRDKFPVAADANFTVINAYDAKRDRPTQNGDTVSDRISYVVTPDGKIGLTFVSSDPIKHVSETLQFVRQWQESHKSGKI
- a CDS encoding rhodanese-like domain-containing protein, with protein sequence MRASTLVLGLALGVASTALPTTDAGAQQAAAPAVPAAAPVTPQNDPAYTYKTLRLNRAAFDALLAKPEDLLVLDIRRPDELTKNGGFPVYLSIQTKEVQKSLSFIPRDRLIVTVSNRAHRAGAVGDILAGLGYHVVGAIGVLDYQDEGGTLAKITPPAPAAPAAAAPATAAK